A single region of the Triticum dicoccoides isolate Atlit2015 ecotype Zavitan chromosome 2B, WEW_v2.0, whole genome shotgun sequence genome encodes:
- the LOC119366746 gene encoding noroxomaritidine synthase 1-like codes for MSIMLISTFLVLLVPVCLYLRASCRSKNPAVLPTNWPILHMFPSFMANLHNLYDYFTLVLARSGHNFRAHGPPGTGMRFFITCDPANARHIFTTNHANFPKGTEFADIFEIMGGSLFTIDGEPCRRQRAKAKSMLSSPRIVASMAAYLCGKVENNLLPLFTRMAITGTSFDMQELMSRLMFDLAATPLFSVDPGLLSLDMPPMDAAVALDTVMEVGFFRLMMPASCWKSMRWLNIGPERKLDTARMVLRELVREMMEKRKITSCRFGHGKEQESVDIISSFLEDPDYANVDLLHAVIISYMLAARDTIATTLTWIFYNLAQNPNIVSIIRNELSPIASRKVAVGVCTPVIFEPDETKSLVYLTATLYETLRLYPPAPVLRKTVAVDDIMPSGHEVHAGDTIFISVHSMGRMEAVWGKDCLDYNPHRWLSDDGNNLRYIPSHKFLAFNSGLRMCLGKDIAIMQMKTVIATTVWNFDVNLVEGQSIQPKPSIILEMENGLIVKLKKREI; via the coding sequence ATGTCAATTATGCTCATCTCCACATTCCTCGTTCTACTTGTTCCAGTTTGCTTGTATCTCAGGGCTAGTTGTAGATCAAAGAACCCAGCCGTGCTTCCCACAAACTGGCCAATACTGcacatgttcccttccttcatggcCAACCTCCACAACCTCTATGACTATTTCACCCTGGTCCTCGCAAGATCAGGCCACAACTTCAGGGCGCATGGACCACCTGGCACTGGGATGCGCTTCTTCATCACATGTGACCCTGCGAACGCCCGACACATCTTCACGACAAACCATGCCAACTTCCCCAAGGGCACGGAATTCGCCGATATCTTTGAAATCATGGGTGGCAGCCTCTTCACCATCGACGGTGAGCCGTGCCGCCGACAACGTGCGAAAGCCAAGAGCATGCTCAGCAGCCCGCGGATCGTTGCCAGTATGGCAGCCTACCTCTGTGGCAAGGTGGAGAACAACCTCCTCCCATTGTTCACCCGCATGGCGATCACCGGCACTTCATTCGACATGCAAGAATTGATGTCGAGGCTTATGTTTGACCTGGCTGCTACGCCTCTCTTCAGTGTGGATCCAGGGCTCCTATCCTTGGACATGCCACCCATGGACGCAGCGGTTGCCCTTGACACGGTGATGGAGGTGGGATTTTTTAGGCTCATGATGCCAGCATCTTGTTGGAAGTCGATGAGGTGGCTAAATATCGGCCCTGAGAGAAAGCTTGACACGGCACGCATGGTGCTACGAGAGCTCGTCCGGGAGATGATGGAGAAGAGGAAGATCACCTCATGTCGTTTTGGACATGGCAAGGAACAAGAGAGTGTGGATATTATTTCTTCCTTCCTCGAAGACCCAGACTACGCTAATGTTGACTTGCTCCATGCGGTGATCATTAGCTACATGCTCGCTGCGAGGGACACAATTGCCACAACCCTAACATGGATCTTCTACAACCTTGCCCAAAACCCTAACATCGTGTCAATCATCCGCAACGAACTTTCACCCATTGCATCACGCAAAGTAGCGGTAGGCGTGTGTACCCCGGTGATCTTTGAGCCAGACGAGACCAAATCTCTAGTATATTTGACAGCCACCTTGTACGAGACTCTCAGGCTGTACCCACCAGCGCCTGTCTTGCGCAAGACGGTGGCCGTAGATGACATCATGCCGAGTGGCCATGAGGTGCATGCCGGTGACACCATTTTTATTTCTGTCCACTCCATGGGGAGAATGGAGGCTGTGTGGGGTAAAGACTGCCTCGACTATAACCCACATAGGTGGCTCTCGGATGATGGCAACAACCTGCGATACATACCATCTCACAAGTTCTTGGCATTCAACTCAGGCCTGAGAATGTGCCTCGGCAAGGACATTGCAATTATGCAAATGAAGACTGTCATTGCTACAACGGTGTGGAACTTCGATGTGAATCTGGTGGAAGGGCAGAGCATCCAGCCCAAGCCGTCCATTATACTGGAAATGGAAAACGGGCTCATTGTTAAGTTGAAGAAGAGAGAAATATAA